In the genome of Pseudomonadota bacterium, one region contains:
- the trpS gene encoding tryptophan--tRNA ligase — MTTSKKRALTGLRATGNLHLGNYLGALRPALELSKTYDCLYFIADMHSLTSNRDPAALASQTLDQVATWLALGLDVEKHILFRQSDVTTVTELMWYLSCVTGLGLLEKAHAYKDAAAQGNEVSHGVFAYPVLMAADILLYEPDLVPVGKDQKQHVEMARDMAGSLNAIYGDLLKLPQPIINEQVMIIPGLDGRKMSKSYNNEIPLFCEEPVLRKKVMSIKTDSTPLEEPKILKGTLVGDLYALFGTGQQYEDLSSRLQNGGLGWGHAKEELFVVINEHLRETRARYMELRRDEEALKATLRMGAEKARTIANATLHRVRYALGFR, encoded by the coding sequence ATGACGACCTCAAAGAAACGGGCCCTGACGGGCTTGCGAGCAACGGGTAACCTGCACCTTGGAAATTATCTAGGAGCGCTGCGCCCGGCGCTTGAGTTAAGCAAAACTTACGACTGCTTATACTTTATTGCCGATATGCACTCGCTCACAAGCAATCGTGATCCTGCGGCGCTTGCCTCTCAGACCCTCGATCAGGTCGCAACTTGGTTAGCCTTAGGACTCGATGTTGAAAAGCATATCCTCTTTAGACAGTCGGACGTTACAACCGTAACGGAGCTAATGTGGTACCTAAGTTGCGTGACCGGGCTCGGGCTACTTGAGAAAGCGCACGCCTACAAAGATGCCGCGGCGCAAGGGAACGAGGTCAGCCACGGAGTCTTTGCCTATCCGGTGTTGATGGCGGCCGATATCTTGCTATACGAACCGGATCTTGTACCGGTCGGCAAAGATCAAAAGCAACATGTCGAGATGGCGCGTGATATGGCGGGCTCCCTGAATGCCATCTACGGGGATCTCCTAAAGCTACCACAGCCGATAATTAACGAGCAGGTCATGATCATCCCTGGCCTCGATGGTAGGAAGATGTCGAAGTCATACAACAACGAGATCCCGCTCTTCTGCGAGGAGCCCGTGCTGCGCAAGAAGGTCATGTCGATTAAAACTGATTCCACGCCCCTTGAGGAGCCTAAGATCCTTAAGGGGACCCTAGTCGGTGATCTCTACGCTCTTTTTGGTACAGGACAGCAATATGAAGATTTAAGCTCACGTCTTCAAAACGGTGGGCTGGGGTGGGGGCACGCTAAGGAGGAGCTTTTTGTCGTGATTAATGAGCATCTGCGCGAGACGCGCGCCAGGTATATGGAGCTACGGCGTGATGAAGAGGCTCTCAAAGCGACCCTGCGTATGGGGGCTGAAAAGGCGCGCACTATAGCTAACGCTACATTACACCGCGTGAGATATGCGCTCGGATTCAGATAA